The candidate division WOR-3 bacterium genome contains a region encoding:
- a CDS encoding MoxR family ATPase — protein sequence MKDDIRRIHEEIERESLFVQALTAEIGKVIVGQKYLVERLLVGLLANGHILIEGVPGLAKTYAVKSLAGAIKARFQRIQFTPDLLPADIIGTQIYNQRTGEFTARKGPIFANLILADEINRAPPKVQSALLEAMQERQVTIGDETFKLDEPFLVLATQNPIEQEGTYPLPEAQTDRFLLKLKISYPNKQEEKQIVERMTAGEEPKPSPVVDTATILRARQLCTRIYVDEKLKDYILNLVFATRFPKEHNLGDLEPLIRYGASPRASIYLLNSARALAFLKRRGFVIPEDIKELAYDVLRHRIILTYEAEAEELTTDDIIKRVLEGVEVP from the coding sequence TTGAAGGACGATATCAGACGAATTCACGAGGAGATAGAGCGGGAGAGCCTGTTTGTCCAGGCATTGACCGCGGAAATCGGTAAGGTCATCGTCGGTCAGAAGTATCTTGTGGAAAGGCTCTTAGTTGGGCTATTGGCAAACGGGCACATTTTGATTGAGGGTGTGCCCGGTCTTGCCAAGACCTATGCGGTCAAGAGCCTTGCCGGGGCAATCAAAGCCCGTTTCCAGCGGATTCAGTTCACACCCGACCTCTTGCCCGCAGATATCATCGGCACCCAGATTTACAATCAGCGCACCGGCGAGTTCACGGCGCGCAAGGGTCCAATCTTTGCCAATCTGATTCTCGCGGATGAAATCAACCGCGCGCCGCCAAAGGTGCAGAGCGCACTCTTGGAGGCGATGCAGGAACGCCAGGTGACGATTGGTGACGAGACATTTAAACTGGATGAGCCCTTTTTGGTTCTGGCAACCCAGAACCCGATTGAGCAGGAGGGAACCTACCCCTTGCCTGAGGCGCAGACCGACCGGTTTCTTTTGAAACTGAAGATTTCCTATCCAAACAAACAGGAGGAGAAGCAGATTGTTGAGCGGATGACCGCCGGTGAGGAGCCCAAGCCCAGCCCGGTTGTTGATACGGCAACGATTCTGCGCGCGCGGCAGCTGTGCACAAGGATTTATGTGGATGAGAAACTGAAGGATTACATATTGAATCTGGTCTTCGCCACCCGCTTTCCCAAGGAGCATAACCTTGGCGACCTTGAACCGTTGATTCGGTATGGCGCATCACCAAGGGCATCTATCTATCTTTTGAACTCTGCCCGCGCACTCGCATTTCTCAAGCGCAGGGGTTTTGTGATTCCCGAGGATATCAAGGAACTTGCCTACGATGTGTTGCGCCATCGCATCATTTTGACCTATGAGGCGGAGGCAGAGGAGTTGACAACCGATGACATCATCAAGCGGGTCTTGGAAGGTGTAGAGGTGCCTTAA
- a CDS encoding DUF58 domain-containing protein — MAARIELSKIRQVEIRTKRLVNTIFAGDYRSSFKGRGVEFADVREYLPGDDVRTIDWSLTARFGKPFVKQFAEERELLVLLLVDASGSNRFGTRGQFKLDQAALVGATLAFAAIRNNDKVGLVFFTDRIERYVPPAKGRFHVLRLVRDILYFEPEHNGTEPVIALEFVMHILKRRAIVFLISDLLGPGFSPERIEKPLGVVSKRHDLIVIGINDPAENRLPSLGFLEFEDAETGRQVLVNTLSSRTRRFFQERQKARRTELMQLLQRFGIDFIPLETGEEFTPKLHRFFQERARRYR; from the coding sequence ATGGCGGCGCGGATTGAGCTGAGCAAAATCAGGCAGGTTGAAATTCGGACAAAAAGGCTGGTGAATACCATCTTTGCCGGTGATTACCGTTCCAGTTTCAAGGGCAGGGGGGTGGAGTTTGCCGATGTGCGCGAGTATCTGCCAGGTGATGATGTGCGGACGATTGACTGGAGCCTGACCGCCCGTTTTGGCAAGCCGTTTGTCAAGCAGTTTGCCGAGGAGCGGGAACTTTTGGTGTTGCTTTTGGTTGATGCCTCGGGCTCAAACCGGTTCGGGACAAGGGGGCAATTTAAGCTTGACCAGGCGGCCTTGGTTGGTGCGACGCTGGCATTTGCTGCAATCAGAAACAATGACAAGGTCGGGCTGGTATTTTTCACCGACCGGATTGAGCGATATGTGCCACCGGCAAAGGGCAGGTTTCATGTTTTGCGCCTGGTGCGGGACATCCTTTACTTTGAGCCCGAGCACAATGGCACCGAGCCGGTGATTGCGCTTGAGTTTGTGATGCACATCTTAAAGCGCCGGGCGATTGTCTTTCTCATCTCGGACCTTTTGGGTCCGGGTTTTTCTCCGGAGCGGATAGAAAAGCCCTTGGGTGTTGTGAGCAAAAGACATGACCTGATTGTCATCGGTATCAACGACCCGGCAGAAAACCGCTTACCCAGCCTCGGCTTTTTGGAGTTTGAGGATGCGGAGACGGGCAGGCAGGTTCTTGTCAATACCCTGAGTTCAAGGACAAGGCGGTTCTTTCAGGAAAGGCAAAAGGCGCGCAGGACCGAACTGATGCAACTCTTGCAGAGGTTCGGGATAGACTTTATTCCCTTGGAGACCGGTGAGGAGTTTACCCCCAAACTGCACCGGTTCTTTCAGGAAAGGGCGAGGAGGTATCGGTAA
- a CDS encoding BatD family protein produces the protein MQKAKLLILSVIWGVLFGAEINFSASVDRTTVGLGEPFQLTVTVEGANIARVPRPQLPELDGFDNLGSSQSQSTSIAIINGRVQQQTAISFVYTLVPKRLGELTIGSCRIVYNNTEYTTEPIKIQVVKSAPGQKPRAQPRTKSPFDMFGEPEPETEGEFLLIATPDRTTVYQGEQITVTWTFYTTRQVASLNLKEPPSLTGFWADDIYQPKQLDYEVKTLKGKRYYAAVIRKTALFPTQSGELKIGAMSLEGEVVTPGFFFSETRPFSVSSDPVKVLVKPLPETNRPQSFTGGVGSFQVNAGLSSNTSSGGEPITLTITITGTGNLGLIGPPSLPEIPGLKVLTPETKDNFSYSGGRLSGTRKFIYPLLPTADGRFRIPEIELGFFDPKAGGYYTKKTPALEFVASNVPTGAQFETAQLGLRLLGTDI, from the coding sequence ATGCAAAAGGCAAAATTGTTAATTCTATCGGTGATTTGGGGTGTGCTGTTTGGTGCTGAGATTAATTTCAGCGCCAGTGTTGACCGGACAACGGTTGGCCTGGGCGAACCATTTCAATTGACCGTTACGGTTGAAGGGGCAAACATTGCCAGGGTGCCGAGGCCCCAACTGCCAGAGCTTGATGGGTTTGACAACTTGGGTTCAAGCCAGTCTCAGTCAACCAGTATCGCCATTATCAATGGCAGGGTTCAGCAGCAGACCGCAATCAGTTTTGTGTATACGCTCGTGCCCAAGAGATTGGGTGAGCTGACAATTGGTTCCTGCCGGATTGTCTATAACAACACTGAATATACTACCGAGCCGATAAAAATCCAGGTGGTGAAGTCCGCACCCGGTCAGAAACCAAGAGCCCAGCCAAGAACTAAGAGCCCTTTTGATATGTTTGGCGAGCCTGAACCGGAAACTGAAGGTGAATTTCTCTTGATTGCCACTCCGGACCGGACAACTGTTTATCAGGGTGAGCAGATTACGGTAACCTGGACATTTTATACCACCAGACAGGTTGCCAGCCTGAATCTGAAGGAGCCGCCATCTTTAACCGGATTCTGGGCAGATGACATCTACCAGCCAAAACAACTGGATTATGAGGTTAAGACCCTTAAGGGCAAGCGTTATTATGCCGCGGTGATAAGAAAAACCGCGCTCTTTCCGACCCAGAGCGGTGAACTGAAGATTGGTGCGATGAGCCTTGAGGGCGAGGTTGTCACACCAGGCTTCTTTTTCTCGGAGACAAGACCTTTCTCAGTATCGTCAGACCCGGTTAAGGTTTTGGTGAAACCTCTGCCAGAAACAAATAGACCCCAATCATTTACCGGTGGTGTTGGCTCTTTTCAGGTAAACGCGGGATTGAGCAGTAATACATCGTCAGGTGGTGAGCCGATAACCCTGACAATCACCATCACCGGAACCGGCAATCTGGGTTTAATCGGCCCGCCCAGTCTTCCAGAAATCCCTGGTCTTAAGGTTCTGACACCGGAGACGAAGGACAATTTCAGTTATTCAGGCGGCAGGCTTTCCGGCACAAGAAAATTTATCTACCCGCTTTTACCAACCGCAGATGGCAGGTTCAGGATTCCTGAGATTGAGCTGGGCTTTTTTGACCCGAAGGCAGGCGGTTATTACACAAAAAAGACACCAGCGCTTGAGTTTGTTGCCTCAAATGTGCCCACAGGTGCTCAGTTTGAGACCGCTCAATTAGGATTAAGACTCTTAGGGACCGATATCA
- a CDS encoding tetratricopeptide repeat protein: MSRKGIIILLLLTLTASAWADVKSLGRAGNSHFQRQKYEEALSFYQRAEVLEPDNLRIHYNIGNTLYRLGRFPEAVQELSLAIVDKNPLVRSQAFYNLGNTFFRMNRLDDAINAYKMALLANPKDRQAKENLEFCLKKKQEQSQKPDSTQQEQKQKSGENQQEMQQPQPKPKQGQMDKEQAERILQAIENKEKQTQKEARRPKGRRQVEKDW; this comes from the coding sequence ATGAGTAGGAAAGGTATAATTATCCTGCTGTTATTAACCCTGACTGCATCTGCTTGGGCAGATGTGAAGTCGCTCGGACGCGCGGGTAACAGCCATTTCCAGCGGCAGAAATATGAGGAGGCGCTCTCATTTTATCAGCGGGCAGAGGTTTTAGAGCCGGACAACCTGAGGATTCACTATAACATCGGTAACACCCTTTACCGGTTGGGCAGATTTCCAGAGGCGGTTCAGGAGCTTTCGCTTGCAATTGTGGATAAAAACCCTCTGGTCCGCTCGCAGGCATTTTACAATTTGGGCAACACATTTTTCCGGATGAACCGGCTTGACGATGCGATTAACGCCTATAAGATGGCGCTTTTGGCAAACCCCAAGGACCGGCAGGCAAAGGAGAACCTGGAGTTCTGCCTGAAGAAAAAACAGGAGCAGAGCCAGAAGCCGGATTCAACCCAACAGGAGCAAAAGCAAAAGTCAGGTGAAAATCAGCAAGAGATGCAGCAGCCCCAGCCTAAGCCAAAACAGGGGCAGATGGACAAAGAGCAGGCAGAGCGGATATTGCAGGCGATAGAAAACAAGGAGAAACAGACCCAGAAGGAGGCGCGGCGTCCAAAGGGAAGAAGACAGGTGGAAAAGGACTGGTAG
- a CDS encoding MarC family protein — MFYSLLQLVILFFVIFDPLLSFVVFFGATAGMSPQEKRKTAILAVTVALGISLVCLVFGESILRLFNTNIQDFKIAGGIILGILGIQMSLGQTGSEKVMGTQKSAKAIASIIATPLLTGPASITAIIISVHDYGRLLTAIAVLLVLLSTLVLFLQAQRITRFTGETAMQVISTLMGLITLSWGVMFVKQGLGI; from the coding sequence ATGTTTTATTCACTCCTGCAACTGGTCATCCTCTTCTTTGTCATCTTTGACCCGCTTTTGAGTTTTGTGGTCTTCTTTGGTGCCACCGCAGGTATGAGCCCGCAGGAGAAGCGCAAAACCGCCATCCTCGCAGTTACCGTTGCCCTTGGCATCTCCCTTGTCTGCCTTGTTTTTGGCGAAAGCATCCTCAGGCTTTTCAACACCAACATTCAGGACTTCAAGATTGCCGGCGGCATCATCCTTGGCATCTTAGGCATCCAGATGTCCCTCGGTCAAACCGGCTCGGAAAAGGTGATGGGCACGCAGAAATCGGCAAAGGCAATCGCATCCATCATCGCCACACCCTTATTGACCGGTCCGGCATCAATCACCGCGATAATCATCAGCGTCCACGACTATGGCAGGCTTTTGACCGCTATTGCCGTCCTCTTAGTCTTGCTTTCTACCCTTGTTCTCTTTTTGCAGGCGCAGAGAATCACCCGCTTTACCGGCGAGACCGCAATGCAGGTTATATCAACCCTGATGGGTCTTATCACCCTCTCCTGGGGAGTAATGTTTGTAAAACAGGGCCTGGGGATATAA
- a CDS encoding VWA domain-containing protein produces the protein MINWALPGNLYLLFSLPVLVLLFLLFTFIRRRRLHKEIEPALLVRLNPGQSRLLTGLKLVLFFLALLLFITGLARPRWGEKLQLFKGKGIAVVIALDGSKSMLAEDVKPNRLTRAKAELSSLIDELGGNAIGIVSFAGDAYVLCPLTTDIEAAKLFLDIISPDLMPVPGTDFGRAIAVGMSLFNPSAGTKALVLVTDGEDLGKNTEAAVMQAKEAGVRIFPVAISTPEGAPIPETGEGGVVYKKDQSGNVVVSRMDERKLILIAQATGGRFYRLEGFSASRLAGELDRLEKEELGGGEFAAYVERYQGFVLAGIILLFLALVLPERKIKL, from the coding sequence GTGATTAACTGGGCGCTGCCAGGGAATCTTTATCTTCTTTTCAGCCTGCCGGTCTTGGTGCTGCTATTTTTGTTATTTACCTTTATCCGGCGGAGAAGGTTGCACAAGGAGATTGAACCGGCGCTCTTAGTGCGGCTCAACCCCGGGCAAAGCCGTTTGCTTACCGGCTTAAAACTGGTGCTGTTTTTTCTCGCTCTGCTGTTGTTTATCACTGGTCTTGCCCGTCCGCGCTGGGGCGAGAAGCTGCAGCTTTTCAAGGGCAAGGGGATTGCGGTGGTGATTGCCCTTGATGGCTCAAAGTCAATGCTTGCCGAGGATGTCAAACCAAACCGCCTAACACGGGCAAAGGCAGAGCTTTCCTCTTTGATTGACGAACTTGGCGGCAATGCGATTGGGATTGTCTCCTTTGCCGGTGATGCCTATGTGCTCTGTCCATTGACCACCGATATTGAGGCGGCAAAACTTTTCCTTGATATCATCAGCCCAGATTTGATGCCAGTGCCAGGCACAGATTTTGGCAGGGCGATTGCGGTCGGGATGAGCCTTTTTAACCCATCTGCCGGGACAAAGGCGCTGGTTCTGGTAACCGATGGTGAGGATCTGGGCAAGAACACCGAAGCCGCGGTGATGCAGGCAAAGGAGGCGGGTGTGCGCATATTTCCCGTGGCGATAAGCACACCTGAAGGTGCGCCCATTCCTGAAACAGGAGAAGGGGGCGTGGTTTACAAAAAGGACCAGAGCGGGAATGTGGTTGTCTCAAGGATGGATGAGCGGAAGCTGATTCTGATTGCCCAGGCTACCGGTGGCAGGTTCTACCGGCTTGAGGGGTTTTCCGCTTCAAGGCTGGCAGGAGAACTTGACCGCCTGGAAAAGGAGGAGTTGGGTGGGGGTGAGTTTGCCGCTTATGTTGAGAGGTATCAGGGGTTTGTCCTTGCCGGTATTATTTTGCTTTTTCTTGCCCTGGTGCTGCCAGAAAGGAAAATAAAGTTATGA
- a CDS encoding PAS domain S-box protein, with product MPKKQKGQAAGLPFKNVEIQPGDIVIGLDTQGRIIYWNREAERVLGYRFAEVEALPLKGIFPQAGLDVKEVLSGRDFAAGFEALRKDKTRVELYLYATAGKEGDGKVTGIVCIGRDVTPFWQPTEGAVEAEKRYQLLLRLSTDGVVVLSTRGKILEINQAGAEIAGGAPEEIVEQSVENFIHPERFKEAEAFWTRLLRKGEKEGTILIKSKTGQEKTIAVRAELLETQRGKRVIAVCRDLTAQRELERARETAEQRFWQLFDWMPAAQFIEKLDGTIVAANERAGKLFGVGREQLIGRKLRVVVPRDIAAVLPQIRAVLLEKHYHEAEVVTQLPDGRRLWFVIGSLLLESKDEPLILTFIYDITAMRQTVFEARKRETAVNLFLSQLPAIVWTTDKEFNIISAAGSGLISIGVKPADVEGKNIQTLFGDKKEIKDAHQRALSGASAGFEFSRQARVFQARVEPMRGVEGELLGVIGVAQDVTEQREMARALSQTLMQYQALFEAAPMGIGVIQDGKVVMINREGARLLGYESSKEVIGISVVDALHPDDVPEVVSRLRKVLALGLPNPPMEERLKKRDGSYITLEMRSAPFVYDNRPAILVIARDLSETKKLTEQVEEQFSHTRAILESSPYAIALATEGRVVYANHRFAEILGYELGELLGKAFIELLPSFEQERLKGYEEARSAGKPAPSRYQVTVLTKEGKEKMVDAYVATYKVGERVFILGFINPVQEG from the coding sequence ATGCCTAAAAAGCAGAAAGGACAGGCAGCCGGGTTACCATTCAAGAATGTTGAGATTCAACCCGGAGACATTGTTATCGGGCTCGATACCCAGGGCAGGATAATTTACTGGAACAGAGAGGCGGAAAGGGTTCTGGGGTACAGGTTTGCCGAGGTTGAGGCTCTGCCCCTGAAGGGGATTTTTCCGCAGGCCGGGCTTGATGTGAAAGAGGTTCTTTCAGGCAGGGATTTTGCCGCTGGTTTTGAGGCGTTGCGTAAGGACAAAACCCGGGTTGAACTCTACCTTTATGCCACCGCGGGCAAGGAGGGGGATGGGAAGGTGACTGGTATCGTCTGCATTGGGAGGGATGTTACCCCTTTCTGGCAACCGACCGAAGGGGCGGTGGAGGCGGAAAAGAGATACCAGTTGCTTTTGCGGCTCAGTACGGATGGGGTGGTTGTCCTTTCAACAAGGGGGAAAATCCTGGAGATAAATCAGGCTGGTGCTGAGATTGCCGGAGGTGCACCAGAAGAGATTGTTGAGCAGTCGGTGGAGAATTTCATTCATCCGGAGCGGTTCAAGGAGGCGGAGGCGTTCTGGACGAGGCTGTTGCGGAAAGGCGAAAAAGAGGGGACGATTTTGATAAAGAGCAAAACCGGGCAGGAGAAAACCATTGCGGTCAGGGCAGAGTTGCTCGAGACCCAAAGGGGCAAGAGGGTTATTGCGGTCTGCCGGGATTTGACCGCTCAGAGGGAACTGGAGCGTGCGCGGGAAACTGCTGAGCAGAGGTTCTGGCAGTTGTTTGACTGGATGCCGGCAGCCCAGTTTATTGAGAAACTTGACGGCACGATTGTTGCCGCAAATGAGCGGGCAGGGAAACTTTTTGGGGTTGGGCGCGAGCAACTCATCGGCAGAAAACTGAGGGTGGTTGTGCCTCGTGACATCGCCGCGGTACTGCCCCAGATTCGGGCGGTGCTCTTAGAGAAACATTATCATGAGGCAGAGGTGGTAACCCAACTGCCGGATGGCAGGAGGCTCTGGTTTGTCATCGGCAGTCTGCTCTTGGAGAGCAAGGATGAGCCATTGATACTTACCTTTATCTATGATATCACCGCGATGCGCCAGACGGTTTTTGAGGCGAGGAAAAGGGAGACGGCGGTGAACCTGTTTCTTTCGCAGTTGCCGGCGATTGTCTGGACGACCGATAAGGAGTTTAATATCATCTCGGCAGCCGGGTCTGGACTTATTAGCATTGGCGTCAAGCCTGCTGATGTTGAAGGGAAAAACATCCAGACCCTTTTTGGTGATAAAAAGGAAATTAAGGATGCGCATCAGCGGGCTTTATCAGGCGCATCAGCAGGGTTTGAGTTCAGCCGGCAGGCACGGGTGTTTCAGGCAAGGGTCGAGCCAATGCGCGGGGTTGAGGGTGAACTTTTGGGTGTTATCGGGGTTGCCCAGGATGTTACCGAACAGCGGGAGATGGCAAGGGCGCTGAGCCAGACATTGATGCAGTATCAGGCGCTGTTTGAGGCGGCGCCAATGGGGATTGGGGTGATTCAGGATGGCAAGGTGGTGATGATTAACAGGGAGGGGGCAAGGCTTTTGGGATATGAGAGTTCCAAGGAGGTGATTGGCATCAGTGTGGTGGATGCGCTTCATCCTGATGATGTGCCCGAGGTGGTCAGCCGGCTGAGAAAGGTGCTGGCATTGGGTTTACCAAATCCGCCGATGGAGGAAAGGCTCAAAAAAAGGGACGGCAGTTATATTACCCTTGAGATGCGCAGTGCACCATTTGTCTATGACAATAGACCGGCAATATTAGTGATTGCGCGCGACCTGAGCGAGACAAAGAAATTGACCGAACAGGTAGAGGAGCAGTTCAGCCACACCAGGGCGATTCTGGAAAGTTCACCCTATGCGATTGCGCTGGCAACTGAAGGCAGGGTTGTCTATGCCAACCATAGATTTGCCGAGATTTTGGGATATGAACTGGGCGAGTTGTTGGGCAAGGCTTTTATAGAACTTTTGCCCTCATTTGAGCAGGAGCGGCTAAAGGGGTATGAAGAGGCGAGATCGGCAGGCAAGCCCGCACCCAGCCGTTATCAGGTAACGGTTTTAACAAAGGAGGGTAAGGAGAAGATGGTTGATGCCTATGTTGCCACCTATAAGGTGGGTGAAAGGGTTTTCATCTTAGGGTTTATCAACCCGGTTCAAGAAGGTTGA
- a CDS encoding V-type ATP synthase subunit B gives MIKEYQTVKEIAGPLLLVEGVSGVKYSELVEITLPNGERRRGQVLEVEKDKALIQVFEGTRGIDVPEARVRFLAKGIEIALSEEILGRVFDGLGEPRDGGPKIIPKRRADINGAPINPYAREYPNEFIQTGVSAIDGLNTLVRGQKLPIFSGTGLPHNRLAAQIARQARVLGKEESFAVVFAAMGITFEEADFFIQNFTQSGAIERTVLFLNLANEPAIERIATPRSALTAAEYLAFELGMHVLVILTDMTNYCEALREISAARKEIPGRRGFPGYLYTDLASIYERCGRIKGRKGSITMMPILTMPEDDKTHPIPDLTGYITEGQIILSRAMHLKNVSPPIDVLPSLSRLKDKGIGAGKTREDHADLFNQLYACYARGKEAEELQVILGEAALSEMDRVYMKFARIFEERYISQGEYENRTIEQTLDLGWELLGIFPSSELKRVREAYIKKYYRPATV, from the coding sequence ATGATTAAGGAGTATCAGACCGTTAAAGAGATTGCCGGACCGCTTTTGCTCGTGGAGGGGGTAAGCGGCGTCAAGTATTCGGAACTGGTTGAGATTACCCTACCCAATGGTGAGAGGCGCCGGGGTCAGGTTCTGGAGGTGGAAAAGGATAAGGCGCTGATTCAGGTATTTGAAGGGACAAGGGGCATTGATGTGCCTGAGGCGAGGGTGCGGTTTCTTGCCAAGGGGATTGAGATTGCCCTTTCTGAGGAGATTTTGGGCAGGGTCTTTGATGGCTTGGGTGAGCCACGCGATGGAGGGCCAAAGATAATTCCGAAGAGGCGGGCAGACATCAACGGCGCGCCGATAAACCCGTATGCACGCGAGTATCCGAATGAGTTCATTCAGACCGGTGTTTCGGCAATTGATGGCTTGAATACCCTTGTCCGCGGGCAGAAACTGCCCATCTTCTCTGGAACCGGTCTGCCCCATAACCGGCTTGCCGCCCAGATTGCCCGTCAGGCACGGGTTCTGGGAAAGGAGGAGAGTTTTGCGGTGGTTTTTGCGGCAATGGGTATCACCTTTGAGGAGGCGGATTTCTTTATTCAAAACTTCACCCAGTCTGGTGCGATTGAAAGGACGGTTTTGTTTCTCAACCTTGCAAATGAGCCGGCGATTGAGCGTATCGCCACACCCAGGAGCGCCCTGACCGCTGCCGAGTATCTTGCCTTTGAACTGGGGATGCATGTCCTGGTGATTCTTACCGATATGACAAACTACTGCGAGGCGCTCCGGGAGATTTCAGCGGCGAGAAAGGAGATTCCGGGCAGGCGGGGATTTCCTGGCTATCTTTATACCGACCTTGCCTCAATCTATGAACGTTGCGGCAGGATAAAGGGGCGCAAGGGCTCAATCACGATGATGCCGATTCTGACAATGCCCGAGGATGACAAGACCCATCCGATTCCAGATTTGACCGGCTATATTACCGAGGGGCAGATTATCCTTTCCCGGGCGATGCATTTGAAGAATGTGTCGCCACCGATTGATGTTCTGCCTTCGCTTTCCCGGCTCAAGGACAAGGGGATTGGTGCGGGCAAGACGCGCGAGGACCATGCGGATTTGTTCAACCAGTTATACGCCTGTTATGCGCGCGGCAAGGAGGCGGAGGAGCTGCAGGTGATTTTGGGTGAGGCGGCGCTTTCGGAGATGGACAGGGTTTATATGAAGTTTGCCCGGATTTTTGAGGAGCGTTATATCTCCCAGGGTGAATATGAGAACAGAACGATTGAACAGACCCTTGATTTGGGCTGGGAACTGTTAGGGATTTTCCCGAGTTCAGAACTGAAGCGGGTGCGCGAGGCTTATATTAAGAAGTATTACCGACCGGCAACAGTTTAG
- a CDS encoding VWA domain-containing protein: MMHFASPGYFALILLLPLLWWWELRKKRANLRYSDTTLLPEPAPLERIIGRVPLFCYSLALILATVALARPQKGRQFEELETRGIDIMLCLDISGSMQAMDFAPNDRLTVAKERAKEFVSKRQGDRLGLVVFAATSLTQCPLTLDHNILNDIIDRLRFGILEDGTAIGMGLASAVARLKDSKAKEKVVILLTDGRNNTGDIDPLTAAQTAAALGIKVYTIGVGSKGPVPFPIDDPFFGRRFVQVDVDLDTETLQRIADITGGKFFLATNPEALKKIYEEIDRLEPSTFKTRRWTIYQELAHRPLFWALLFVFAGAIGSLIIFGRLW, encoded by the coding sequence ATGATGCACTTTGCCTCGCCCGGCTATTTTGCCCTAATTTTGCTTTTACCGTTATTGTGGTGGTGGGAGTTAAGGAAAAAGAGGGCTAACCTGCGTTACAGTGATACCACGCTTTTGCCTGAACCGGCACCGCTTGAGCGCATCATTGGCCGAGTGCCACTATTTTGCTACTCGCTCGCACTGATACTGGCAACGGTGGCCCTTGCCCGACCGCAAAAGGGCAGGCAGTTTGAGGAGTTGGAGACGCGCGGGATTGACATTATGCTCTGTCTGGACATCTCCGGCTCAATGCAGGCGATGGATTTTGCCCCAAATGACCGCCTGACCGTTGCCAAGGAAAGGGCAAAGGAGTTTGTCTCCAAGCGGCAAGGGGACCGGCTCGGTTTGGTGGTTTTTGCCGCAACCAGCCTGACCCAGTGCCCTTTGACCCTTGACCACAACATCTTAAATGACATCATTGACCGGTTGCGGTTCGGGATCCTTGAGGATGGCACCGCCATCGGGATGGGGTTGGCAAGTGCGGTCGCGCGGCTCAAGGATTCCAAGGCAAAGGAGAAGGTGGTGATTTTATTGACCGATGGCAGAAACAACACCGGTGATATTGACCCTTTGACCGCGGCACAAACCGCTGCCGCACTTGGCATCAAGGTGTATACCATCGGTGTTGGCAGCAAGGGGCCGGTACCATTTCCGATTGATGACCCTTTCTTTGGGAGGAGGTTTGTCCAGGTTGATGTTGACCTTGATACCGAGACCTTGCAGAGGATTGCCGACATCACCGGTGGCAAGTTTTTCCTTGCGACCAACCCCGAAGCCTTGAAGAAAATCTATGAGGAGATTGACCGGCTTGAGCCGAGTACATTCAAGACGAGGCGCTGGACAATCTATCAGGAACTGGCGCACCGACCGTTGTTCTGGGCGCTCCTCTTTGTCTTTGCCGGTGCGATTGGCTCGCTTATAATCTTCGGGAGGCTTTGGTGA